The genome window GGCTCTGGGGCTGACCGGCCTGGCCCTGTACGAGGGCTTCAGCGACACCTCGGCCACCCGGCTCATCCGTCTGGCCATGGACTGGTACTCGCGCTCGTTCGAGGCCATGGCCATGATGGAGGGCGGCTGGCACGAGGGCATGGCGTACAGCCTGAACCATTTCATCCAGGAGACCCCGATCTGGTTCGCCGCGCTGCAAAGCGCCACCGGGGCCGACCTGTTCGCCCGGATCAAGCGCAACCAGGGCGACTGGATGGAGCTCTGGATATATTTCTGCCTGGCCAGCCTGCGTCCCGACTGGACTTACGTGCGCAGCGGCGACATGCCCGCCCCGCGCATGCTGCCCGACTACACCCTGCGCCAGGCGCTTGAGATTATCGTGGCGGCTTACCGCAACGGCCACGGACGGTTCCTGATCGATGAGGCCGAGGCGCGTCTGGGCGAGCGCGCGATGAACTCGGGCGACCTCTGGATGCCGCTCCTTTTCTACGACCCCTCGATCCGGCCGGTGGACTACCGCGAGCTGAACCCGAGCCAGGCGATCAACCTCAAGCGTCTGGGCTATGTGACCCTGCGCAGCGGCTGGGGACCGGATGACACGTTCATCCATTTCGAGTGCGGCGACTTTTTCGGCAGCCACGACCACCTGGACCAAAACCAGTTCACTATCTACCGCCGCGGGGCTCTGGCCCTGGATGCGGGCTACTACGACGGGTACAGCCCGCACCACGTGAAATACGCCACCCGGGCCATCGCCCACAATACGGTCCTGGTCAAGGACCCACGGGAGAAAGTCCCCTCGCGCCGCTTCGAAAGCTGGTCCTCCGAGGGCGGCCAGCGCGCACTGGACTACTGGTTCCGAAACTCCAACCGCAATATCGGCGACTACTGGGCCCAGTACCGCAGCGGAGCCAACGCCGACATGGGCGACATAGTCGCCTGGCAGAGCTGCGGGGCCTTTGACTATGTGGCCGGGGACGCCACCCGGGCCTACAACAGCACCCTGGTCACCGACCCGGACTCGCGGCCCAAGATCAGCCGTTTCGTGCGTCGCCTGCTATTTGTCAAGCCCAGCACGGTCGCGGTCTGCGACAATGTCGATTCGACCGACCCGGAGTTCGGCAAGACCTGGCTGCTGCACACGGTGAACGAGCCGCAGTTTGGCGCGGATGGGACGATCACCGCCTGCGAGGGTCAGGGACAGTTGACTCTCTATCCTCTGTTCCCGGAGGATGTGAATCGCAGCAAAGTGGGGGGATCGGGGCATGAGTTCGAGGTGAACGGCGAGAACCTTCCCCTGAGCGGAGGGAATTATTTTGGGCCGCCGGCCCAGCCCGGGGCCTGGACCGTGGAGCTTTCGCCCGGCGGGGCGCGGCTGCAGGACCTGTTCGTGAACGTGATCGAGCTGTCCGACAGCGGCGTCGCGCCGGGGCACACTTTCCGCCGCGTGGGCAGTCCGGACCTGGCCGGGGCCGTGGCCGACACGCTTGCCCTGCTTTTCACCCGCGACCGCGACCCGGACTCGGGCCCAACCCGCTCCCTGGTCCTGCCGGAGGGCCTTCCCGCCGGCTGCCGGGTCTATCTGGCCGGGGTGGACAAGCGCACCGTGTTCCGCCTTCTGAGCGGCGGCCAGCCT of bacterium contains these proteins:
- a CDS encoding heparinase II/III-family protein translates to MRKKISLLLTLELLCAAQAFAAGSTTLANLIVSDHPRLMFATKSWPAGPDIETVAARVGQAPWDKWYARLSRQEFHTAALDCLIRSANGEEAGPQADSVIARMLALPPQDDLFYNGENLQRMSLAYDWLYNYEGFTPEKKEALRAKMFAMAAKLTDRDSLTGQVFFGPEIMHNYYSNGALALGLTGLALYEGFSDTSATRLIRLAMDWYSRSFEAMAMMEGGWHEGMAYSLNHFIQETPIWFAALQSATGADLFARIKRNQGDWMELWIYFCLASLRPDWTYVRSGDMPAPRMLPDYTLRQALEIIVAAYRNGHGRFLIDEAEARLGERAMNSGDLWMPLLFYDPSIRPVDYRELNPSQAINLKRLGYVTLRSGWGPDDTFIHFECGDFFGSHDHLDQNQFTIYRRGALALDAGYYDGYSPHHVKYATRAIAHNTVLVKDPREKVPSRRFESWSSEGGQRALDYWFRNSNRNIGDYWAQYRSGANADMGDIVAWQSCGAFDYVAGDATRAYNSTLVTDPDSRPKISRFVRRLLFVKPSTVAVCDNVDSTDPEFGKTWLLHTVNEPQFGADGTITACEGQGQLTLYPLFPEDVNRSKVGGSGHEFEVNGENLPLSGGNYFGPPAQPGAWTVELSPGGARLQDLFVNVIELSDSGVAPGHTFRRVGSPDLAGAVADTLALLFTRDRDPDSGPTRSLVLPEGLPAGCRVYLAGVDKRTVFRLLSGGQPVTALYSGEAGVLTFRLEASGPASLKRVP